The Streptomyces uncialis genomic interval TGCGCGGCCTCCCCGAGCCCGAACGCCTGGAGTTGCACACCGCCCACGGTCTCCTCGCCCGTCACCTGGCCCTCGACCGTCGCCCCCATCCCCAGCGGCACGGCCACGAACTGACGGACCGTGCCCCGGCCGGAGTTGATGCCGTCGAGCCACGGCTGGCGGGGCAGCGTCAGATAGTTCTGCGGGCGCCGCGCCAGCGCACCGGTCCACCGCTCGCCGGACACCGCGCACACCTTGCCCACCCCGACCTGGAGGGCCGACGGCTCGTCGGTGCCCGCGAAGCTCAGCCACATGGCCTCCCGCAGAAACACGGGAAGCATCACCCCGCCCCTGGCCCGCCACTCCGACGGCACGGTGTCCAGGTGGTCCTCGACCCGCCGCACCGGGAACTCGCCCAGCCCCGGCGGCAGCGGATGCGTTCCCGTCTCCGGCAGGCGCAGGGTACGGATGAACCGGACCCGCACCCCTCCCAGGACCACGGTGTTCCCCTCGATCCGGGCGGCACCGACTGCCATGGCGGACTCCCCTCTGTCGCACTCCGCTCGGCTCTCCGACGAGCCTCCCGGCAGTATTCACGAACGCACGCGCGCCCCGGTTCCCGCACCGGGCGCGGGCCGCCGCAGCCGTCCCCGCGCGACCAGCTCCACGGTGATCGCCACCGCCATGGTCTGCACCGCCATCAGCGCGATCAGCACGAAGAGCTGCACCGCGCCCGCCATGACCGGGGACGCGCCGCCCAGCAGCATCCCGACGAACGCGCCCGGCAGGGTCACCAGACCGACCGTACGGGTCTGGTCCAGGCCCGGCAGCAGCGCGTCCGAGGCGGCCGGGCGGACGATCTCCAGCCGCGCGTCCCGCTCCAGGAACCCCAGCGCCAGACACGCCTCCACCTCACCGGCACGGGCCGTCAGCTCGTCCAGCGCCCGGCGGCCGGCCAGCACCGTCGCGGTGAGCGCGCCGCCGATGAGGATGCCCGTCACCGGGATCATCGCGATCCCCCGCGCGGGCAGCAGCCCGATCGCCAGCAGCACGGCGACCAGCGGCGCCACCGGCCCGGCGACGGGGACCGCCGCCCACCACCAGCCCCGGTCCGGGGTGATCCGGTGCCCGGCGGTCCAGACCGCGACGGCGAACATCAGCAGCAGGAAGGCGAACGTGGCGGGAAGGTGCCGCACCACCCAGCCGATGGCCAGCGACACGGCCGCGAGCTGCGCCGCGGCCCGGCCGCCCGCGAACGCGATGTCCCGGGCCCGGCCGCGCGACCCGTCCGGCGCCAGCCGGAACACGGCGGCCGTCGTGGCGGCCAGCAGCAGAAGGGCGACCAGGACCACCCCGAGGGTCATGTCGACCGGCAGCAGCACATCGGCCGCCAGTACGGCCTCGTCCCGGCCGGGGGAACGCATCGCAGGACCGCGCACCCGCCCAGCCTAGGTGCTGCCCCCGCACCGGTGACCGACGACGCCCGGCGGGTACGTCCGGGTGTTCCCGCTTCCGGCGGAAACGTTACGCTCCACACGGGCGGGCCGACGCGACCGTCGGCCACCACACGACCGAAGGAATGAGGACGGGCATGGGAGCGCAGCAGGTGCGGGGCGTCATCGCGCGGGCGAAGGGCGAACCGGTCCGCATCGAGACGATCGTCGTGCCCGACCCCGGACCCGGTGAGGCCGTGGTCAAGGTCCAGACGTGCGGGGTCTGCCACACCGACCTCCACTACCGCGAGGGCGGCATCAACGACGACTTCCCCTTCCTCCTCGGCCATGAGGCCGCCGGGATCGTCGAGTCCGTCGGCGAGGGCGTCACCGAGGTCGCCCCCGGCGACTTCGTCGTCCTCAACTGGCGGGCCGTCTGCGGTCAGTGCCGCGCCTGCCGGCGCGGCCGTCCCCAGTACTGCTTCGACACCCACAACGCCCGTCAGCGGATGACCCTCACCGACGGCACCGAACTCTCCCCGGCGCTCGGTATCGGCGCCTTCGCGGAGAAGACCCTGGTCGCCGCCGGACAGTGCACCAAGGTCGACCCGGCCGCCTCCCCGGCCGCCGCGGGACTCCTCGGCTGCGGGGTGATGGCCGGGATCGGTGCCGCGATCAACACCGGGGGCGTCGGCCGGGGCGACTCGGTGGCCGTCATCGGCTGCGGCGGGGTCGGCGCGGCGGCCGTCCTCGGCGCCCGGCTCGCCGGAGCCGGACGGATCGTCGCCGTCGACATCGACGACCGCAAGCTGGAGACCGCGCGCGGCCTCGGCGCCACCCACACCGTCAACTCCCGCTCCACCGACGCCGTCGAGGGGATCCGCGAACTGACCGGCGGCTTCGGCGCCGATGTGGTGATCGAGGCGGTCGGCCGGCCCGAGACGTACGAGCAGGCGTTCTACGCCCGCGATCTCGCGGGCACGGTCGTCCTCGTCGGTGTCCCCACCCCCGAGATGCGGATCGATCTGCCGCTCCTCGACTTCTTCGGACGCGGCGGCTCCCTCAAGTCGTCCTGGTACGGCGACTGCCTGCCGTCCCGCGACTTCCCGATGCTGATCGACCTCTATCTCCAGGGGCGGCTCGACCTCGACGCGTTCGTCACCGAGACCATCGGGCTGGACGACGTCGAGGCGGCGTTCACCCGGATGCACCAGGGCGACGTCCTGCGTTCGGTGGTGGTCCTCTGATGGCCGCGCGCATCGACCGCCTCGTCACCTCCGGCACGTTCTCGCTGGACGGCGGCACCTGGGACGTCGACAACAACGTCTGGATCGTCGGTGACGACTCCGAGGCGGTCGTCATCGACGCCGCCCACGACGCCGACGCGATCGCCGAGGCCCTCGGGGACCGGCGGCTCGTCGCGATCGTGTGCACCCACGCTCACGACGACCACGTCGACGCCGCCCCCGCCCTCGCGGACCGCACCGGCGCACCCGTCCTGCTGCACCCCGCCGACACCGAACTGTGGCGGCTCACCCACCCCGACCGGGCACCCGACGGCGAACTGGCCGACGGCCAGGAGATCACCGTCGCGGGCACCGTGCTGCGCGTCCTGCACACCCCCGGCCACTGCCGGGGAGCGGTCAGCCTGTACGCCCCCGAGCTGGGTACGGTCTTCACCGGGGACACCCTGTTCGCGGGCGGCCCCGGCGCGACCGGCCGGTCCTTCAGCGACTTCCCGACCATCGTGGAGTCGATCCGCGCCAAGCTGCTGACCCTGCCCGGCGAGACCGTGGTCCGCACCGGCCACGGCGACAGCACGACGATCGCCGCCGAGGCCCCCCAACTGGACGAATGGCTCCGCCGGGGCCACTGACGGCCGCTGACGGCCGACGGGTCCCCCTTCCAGGAGACCCGTCGGCCGTCAACCCGTGCCCAGCGCCCGCAGGGTGTCGCCGTCCCGGGTCAGGCCCGACGCCGTGACCGGGGCCTCCCGGCCCGCCGGTACCGCGAGGGTCGTGCCCGCCGAGGTCTCCCGCACCGACCCGGCCGTCTCGATCCGGGTCACCGCCCGGCTGCCCGCCGCCAGCACGTACCAGCGCCCCGACGGCGCTTGCCAGCGCGCCTGAGCCACCATGTGCTGACCGAACCGGCCGCACGCCGCCGTGTCCGCGCGCCGGGCCACCACCGTGCCGGGCGCGGTCAGCGCACGCGCCGGGGGCCGGAACCGCACCAGGATGTCGCCAGGACCGCGCCAGGTGTCGACCCGGGTGCACGTCCACACGGCCCGGCCCGCCTCCTCCGGCAGATCCTGCTCCGCGAACGCCCAGTCGTTCACGGCCCGTACGCCCGTGCCCCGCATCCCCCGCAGCAGACACACCGACCGCGCCCAGCTCACCAGCGCCGGACCGCTCGTCGCCTCCCGGGGCTGCCGCGCGGGCGCCCCGCGGCCGGGCGGCGGGGTGTAGGTGAGGTGCACGGGGGAGAGGTCGCCGAGGTCCGTGACGAGGAACGAATGACGCTCCACGATCCGCCGGGAGGAACGCAACTGGAGCGCGGGCCACGACTCCCCGCATCCCCCGCCCGCCATCGGCCGCGGCACGGCCGGTGTCACACCGTCGGCGGCGACCTCCAGTGCCTGGGCCGGGGCGTCGGGATCCAGCAGATCACGGGTCGCGGCCGTCGCGATCCACGGTGCCGTCAGATACCGGACGGACCCGCCGCCCCGGGTGAGGGCCACGGCCGCGGCCGACGTCACATCGGCGTCGTCCGCCCGCGCGAGATCCAGTGCCCGGCCGCCACCGCCCGGCCCCGGCTCGGTGTAGCGGGCGAGCCGCTGCCCGTCGTGCAGCAGCACCACCGCGTCGCCGTCGGCCTCGCCCGCGTACAGGAGCCGCGCGGGCGCCGACGGCGGTACGGCGGTGGTGCCGGACGCCGCGGACACGGTCACGTCCCCGGCGGGCGACGCCCAGGCGCCCAGCGCCCGGCCGAGCAGCGCGCGGTCCCCGGCCCGGGAACCCCGGGCTAGGCCACACCGTGAAATCGACCCGGGCCGAGTCCGCCCAGCCGCCGTGGCCCGCACGCACGAGACGCGCCGGATCGACCACGGCGGAACCGGGCCCGGCCACCGGGGCGGCGGTCCGGCCCTGGTCGGGCGGGCCGGAGGTGACGGCGAGCGCGGTGCAGGTGAGCACCGCCAGCGCCCCGGTCATCGCCGCGAACCGGGCGCGGCGGCGGCGCCGGATGAGATCGGTGGGCCGGGTGTGCACCGTGCACGGATCGAACTCCTCCGACCGCAGCAGCGCCCCGGCGTCCTCGTGGGCCGACCGCAGCCGCTCGGCCGCCCGTACCGCACCGCCCGGGTCACGGCCGTCGGCCTGCGCGAGCTCGGCGCGCACCGCCTCGGACGGCAAGCCGTCGAGCAGCAGCAGCGCGAACGCCGCCCGGACCTCCGGGCGCACCTCGGACAGCGCCTGGTCCAGCGCGAGTTCCCCGGCGCCCCCGGCCCGGGGGAAGAGCCGCAGCCCGAGCACCGCGGGCAGCCGCAGCGGCAGGGCGTGCCGCGCAGACAGCCTGGGTGGCCACCAGCCGGTCCGTGTCCCCTCGGCCAGCGCGCCCCGCAGCACCCGCAGCCGCACCCACGCGTAGTCGGACGAGGACTCCCCGCGCTGCGCGGGGAGCGCCGGTTCCCGGCGGCCGCGCCGCACGCCCCGCAGGGACCGCTGCACCGTCCCGTGCGCGGCGAGCACCCGGCGGTGCCGGCCCAGCGCGGGCGGCAGCGTCAGATACGCCAGTCTCACCAGCCGCGCGTAGTGGCCTATCAGCGCGGCTTCGGCGCGTTCGACATGGTGCCGGGAGCGGTCGGCCGGGGGACGCGGCCGCGAGTACGTGGACATGGGGAGGGCCTTCCGGGCGGTGACGGTGTGCCGCTACCCGCCGTACGAGAGCGCGTCGGCATCCCTGACACCCGGAACAACGACCCATCGGTGTGACGGTCACACCGCCGCCCCCGGCGGCCCCGACGGTCCACCCCGTTCCGGCCACCGCCGACGCCCCTCCGGGCCCCACATGGCGACGCGCCAGCCCCCCTGGACGCGACCACACCCACCCGTCAGGCCACCTGTCACGCCACACCATCGGTCATGCGACCCGGGAGCCGAAGCCGTCCCCGCGTCCGTCCTCGTCCTCGTCGTCCTCCTCGTCGGGCAGCCGGACATCGTGGACGGTGATGTTCACCTCGACGACCTCCAGACCGGTGATCCGTTCGACCGCGTCGATGACGTTCTCCCGCACCTCGCGCGCCAGGCCCGCGATCGGCACCCCGTACTCGGCCACCAGGCCCAGGTCCACGGCCGCCTGCCGCTCGCCCACCTCGACCTTGACGCCCCGGCCCACATCGGGCCGCCCGCCCGGCACCCGGTCGCGTACCGCGCCGAACGTACGGGAGAGACCGCCTCCCATGTCACGCACACCCGGCACCTCACGGGCGGCCGTGCCCGCGACCTTGACGACCACGGCGTCCGCGATCGAGGTCCGGCCCCGGGTGGCGGCCGGTTCCCCGGGGCCGGTCGCCCCGCCGCCGAGGGTGGTGGTGTGCTCGGCCGAGCCGCCGCGCGCCGGGCCGGTCCCGGTCGCGGTGCCCTTCTTCCCACCGGAGACTTCCTGAGTGGCCATGGTGCTCGCTCCTCGTGTCCGGGGCCCGGTCACCGGAGCCGCGGGCCCCGGCGCCGGAGCGCCGGGGCCACGCGCCCGGCCGGGCCCGTGCCTGTGCTGCCTCGTATCCGTTGGACACAGGACGGAGCCGGACGTCACGCGGAGCCCGGCGGTCGCGTCACGTGCCGCCGCGTGACGGATCACGGCCACCGGTGTCGCAAGGGGTCCGCGGAGTTCTCCGCGTACGGGTGCAGAGGAGCGAACGATTGCCCGGGAACGGCATCGCCGGTACGGACCGACCCGACCCCCCGGGCCGGGCGCCCGACGACGCCCTGCTGGCGGTCCGGGCCCGGGAGGGCGACGAGGAGGCGTTCGAGACATTGGTGCACCGCCACGGTCCGCTGCTGCTCAATCTGGCGACCCGCATGCTCGGTGACCGGGCGGAGGCCGAGGACGCCGTCCAGGACGCGTTCGTCAGCGCTTGGCGGCGGCTGCCGGAGTACCGTGGTGACGCCGCATTCCGCACCTGGATGTACCGCATCGTCACCAACCGCTGTCTGAACGTGCTGCGCGCGAGACGTCCCTCGGCGCCCCTGGACGCCGTCGCCGAACCCCCGGCTCCCGAGCACGAGGGCTCCCCGGCGCGGACGGCGGAGTCGCACGCCGCGATGCGCGACCTGGCGGTCGCGCTCACGGGCCTGTCGCCCGAGCAGCGGGCCTGCTGGGTCCTGCGTGAGCTGCACGATCTGTCGTACGAGGAGATCGCCGAGGCGGTGGGCATCAGCCGGCAGGCCGTCCGCGGGCGGATCTTCCGCGCACGGCGCCAACTGACGGAGTCGATGGGAGCATGGCGTTGAACGTGAACCCGCTGCCGTCCGGCGACGGTCCCGGCACCCCCGACGGCCCCGCCGGTGAACTGCTGCCCTGCGGGCGGTCCCTGGAATCCGTCTGGGACGCCCAGGGCACCCCGGAGGCCGAGCGGGACACCCATCTGCGGACCTGCCCGCACTGCGGCGCGGCCCTGCGCGAGCTGACCACCCTCGACCGGCTCGTCCAGCGGGCCCGCGTCACCGACGAGGCGGGTACGGCCGATCCGCGCGAGGCGGCCCGGTTCACCGCGCGGGTGATGGACGTCGTCCGCCTCGAACTGCGTCCGGGCCGCACGCTGCCGCTCGGCGATCTCGACGAGGACCTGTGGATCGTGGAATCGGCCGCCGCGAAGACCTTCCGGGCGGCCGTCGACGCGCTGCCGGGGGTCCGGGCCGGGAGCTGCCAGGTCCACCCGGCCGACCCCGCCGACAGCGGCTCCGGGGTGCCCCGGGGACCGGTACGGGTGCGGCTGGAGGTCGAGGTGTCCGCGCTCCGCAACCTCCAGGAGGCCGCGGAGGCCGTCCGCGCCGCGACGGTACGGGCCGGCGCGGAGCGCCTCGGGCTCACCGTCGGCCGGGTGGACGTCACCGTGACGGACCTGCTGGCCGCCGACGACGGGAGGGACCGACGATGACCTCGCAGGACACCCGGCGGACGCTGGAGGGGACGGTCGCGGACGCGGTCCGGCCGCTGCCCGGGGTCGCCTATCTGCGACCCGCGCTGACCGATCTGCTGCGGGGCGCGGTGGCCCGCCCGGTCGGTTCGGCCGGGGTGCGCGCCGTTCCCGCGCCGGACGGGCGCGGCTGGCGGATCGACGTCAAGCTGACGACGCTGCGGGGTCATCGCGCGGTCGACGTCAGCCGCGCGGTCCGGGACGTGGCGCGGACGGCGGCCCGCACCCTCCTGGAGCCCGACGGCACCCCGACCATCGAGATCACCGTGACAGTCACAGGCACCCTCTGACAGGCCGCCTTCGCCAGCGCTTCCGAGGTCCGTCCGGCTGGGCGTACTTGTTCCTGTCCGGGTCGTCCGTTGGGTGCGCAGTTCCCCGCAGGCCGCCTTCGCTAGCGCTTCTGAGGTCTGTCCGGCTGGGCGCGCTTGTCCCTGTGCGGGTTGCCCGTGGGTGCGCAGTTCCCCGCGCCCCTAGGGTGCGCCCCTTGCGGTTCTCGTTCGGCTGCGGGTGGCTCCTGGTTGCTCGCGCAGTTCCCCGCGCCCCTGGATGCTGCCCCTTCGGGCTTGTTCTTCGGGTGCGGGCCGGTCCTCGTCTTCGCGCAGTTCCCCGCGCCCCTTTGGGGGCGCCTCCTGAGGCTGTTCTCTGTCTGCGGGGACGGGGTTGAACCATCCTCCTCGTGCAGTCGCATGGCTACGGGAGGGGGTGGGCGGGAATCTCTGCCCGCAGACTCCGATGCTCTTCAGTCGGGCATGAGGGATGTCCGACCGAGCGCGTTGGAGCGAGGACGGAGAATCCCGACCGGCACCGACCCGAAGAACCGGCCGGGGGCGCCCCAAAGGGGCGCGGGGAACTGCGCAAAACCCACGAGCGACGGCACAGCAACGAAGTGCGCCCACCCGGACGGACCTCGAAAGCGCAAGCGAAGGCGACCCGCTGAGGAACTCAGTCCAGCGCGAGTACGGCCCGTACCGTCTTCCCACCCCGCCGGTCGCCCACGACACACCAGTGCCGGGACAACGCGTGGACGAGGGCCAGCCCCCGCCCCGACTCCGCCGACGCCGACGGCGCACGCAGCGACGGCCGCTCGGGGCTGTCGTCGTGCACCTCCACCGTGAACTCGTGGGCGTCCAGCCGCAGCCGGAGCCGGCAGGGCCCACGCGCGGCCCGGGTGGCGTTGGACACCAGCTCGGACACGACGAGCTGGGCATCGTGCAGCCGGTCCGACGGCCGGCCGCACCCCTCCGCGAGCAACGCCCGGGTGAGCTGCCTGGCCCGGCCCGCCGACGCGGAGCCGCCCGGCAGCACGAATTCGACACGTGCCGTGCGACCACCGCAACGCTTCTGCGCGCGCATGCTGACCACTCCTCTCGCTACGGGCCCGGTTGGCCCGGATGACCTATGGCCCGTGGGCGGTGGAAGATCCCACCCGAACGGGGAGTTGACGGCGCCCCCACCACCCGTTACCAGAACCCCTTCCCGCTGCGGGCGATCGGCAAGCCCTTGACTGGTCAGGGCGGGTATCGGTCAACTCAGCGTGGCGTGTGACCGTTTCCGGCTGCATTCCACGACGGACGGTGCGCCGCGGTGTGAGCTGGTCCACACTGTCCTCGTGGTGCGAAGTACTCCTGACGAGTCCACGAGCTTTGTCGGACGCAGGTCCGAACTGTCACGGCTGGCCGAGGCGTTCGCCGGGCACCGAATGGTGACCCTGACGGGCCCCGGCGGTGTCGGCAAGTCGAGGCTTGCCCTGCACGCCGTCACGACGGGGGTCCTCGGGCCGCCCGACACGGTGGCCTGGGCGGATCTCTCGCCGCTCCAGGACGAGCGGCTGCTCGCGGCGACGGTCTCCGACGCGTCCGGCCTGGCCGATCACACCCCCCGGATGCCCGCGGACGCGCTGTGCGCGTGGCTCGCGGACAAACGCATGCTGCTGGTCCTCGACTCCTGCGAGCATCTGGTGGACGCCTGCCGCGATCTCGCGGGCGATCTGCTCACGGCCTGCCCCGGACTGACGATCCTCGCGACGAGCCGTCAGCCCGTCGGTATCCCGGGTGAGATGCGGTTCGAGGTCGGTCCGCTGCCCTTCGACGGCGACGCGCTGACCCTCTTCACGGACCGGGCCCGTGCCGCCGCCCCGGGCCTGCGGCTGGACGGCCCCGAGCAGACCAGGGCCGTCGCCGCGATCTGCCGCCGCCTGGACGGCATCCCGCTGGCCCTGGAGCTGGCGGGCGCCCAACTGCGCGAGGGCACCGTCGAGGAGGTCGAGAAGCGGCTGCGTACCGCGCTGTCCGCGCTGGACACCGTCGAACCGGTGAGCCCCGCCCGCCACCAGTCGCTGCGTACCGCCATCGGCTGGAGCCATGAGCTGTGCGCCCCGCTCGAACGGCTGCTGTGGGCGCGGCTCTCGGTGCTGCGCGGCACCTTCGACGAGTCCGCCGCGCGGGCCGTCTGCGTGGGCGGCCCGCTGCGCGCCGACGCGGTGGCGCCCGCGCTGGCCGGACTGGTCGCCAAGTCCGTGGTGTCCCGGCGCGGCAACGGCTTCCGGATGCTCGACACCGTCCGGGAGTACGGCCGGATGTGGCTCGCCGAACTCGGCGAGGAGAAGGCCGCCGAGGGGCGGCACGCCCGCGCCTTCCTCAATCTGGTGCGCCGCGCCGACGACGGCTGGCTCGGCCCCGGCCAGGCGGGCTGGTACCGCAGGCTCGCCGCCGCGCATCCCGATGTGTGCGCGGCCCTCGACCATCTGCTCACGACCGATCCGCACGCGGCCACCGAGATGGCGTCCCGCGTCGGCTTCTTCTGGGCGTGCTGCGGCCATCTGCACGAGGCACGCGACTATCTGGAGTCCGCGCTCGCGCTGTACGGCGTGCCCGGCCCGACGCGTACCCGCGCGCAATGGGCGCTCGGCTGCGCGGCGCTGCTCCAGGGGGAGCACGACAAGGCACGGCTGCTGGGTGAGCTCTGCGCCCAGGAGGCGGAGCGCGATGACGATCTGGAGGGCCGCAGATCCGCCGCGTACCTCCTCGGCATCACCCATCTGCTGTCGGGCCGTCCGCTGGCCGCCGGGAACGTCGCGGACCGGGCCCTGGCGACCGCGCCCGACGGGCCGTTCGCGTCGGCGTCGGTGCTGCGCTGCCATCTCGTCCGGATCTTCGCGCTGACCGGGTCGGGGCAGCTGGACCAGGCGACGGCCGAGGCGGAGAAGCTGCGGCGCGGCTGTGTGTCGCGCGGCGAGTACTGGGCCCGCAACTACACCTACTACCAGCTGTCGCTGATCGCGCTGTTCCAGGACCGGCCCGAGGAGGCCGCGGAGCACGCGCGGGCCATGCTCGACGGCAAGCGCAGGCTGGGTGACACCTTCGGTATCGCCCTGGGCCTCGACCTGCTGGCCGCCGCGCTCGCCGCGGGCGGCGAGAACAACTCCGCCGCCCGGCTCGCGGGCACCGGCCTCGCGTACTGGCGCGCGGTCGGCCACGCCCAGCGCGGTACCCCGGAGCTGGGCCCGATCCGTGAGGAATGCGAGCGGGCGGCCCGCGAGGCACTGGGCGACGAGAGTTACGACCGGGAGTTCCGTACCGGGGTCGAGGAGGACGCCTCGCTGGCCCTCGCCCGGGTCGTCGGCGGCTGAGCGCAGGCCCCACCGGGGTCAGGAGGCGCCCGGGGTCCCCTCGCCCCCGGCGGAGGGTACGTAGAACGCCAGGGTCGCTTGCGCGGCGGCCCCGGCGGCGGCGGGTTCCGCGCCGGACGCCCGGTGCGCCGCGCCCCAGGCGGCGCTGGAGCGGGTCATGAACTCCACCGCCTCGGGGGAGTCCTGCCACTCCCCGGACTCCAGGGCGCCCGCCCCGGTCCGCAGATGCCGTCCGAGTCCGAGCAGGGTGAGGTCCCAGCCGACGCCTGTCGCGCCGGGCCCGTACCGGTCCCATGTCCCGTCGGGGACCACCGCCGCGTGCTCCAGTGCGAGGACGGTCCGTTCCGTGCCCTCGGGGGTGAGCCGCAGTTCCACCTCGCCGAACCCGGGGTCGGGGCCGGACAGCCAGCTCACCCGCAGCAGCCGGGGCGGTTCGCAGGCCAGGATCCGCCCGCCCGCGTTGCCCTCCAGCCGGTAGTCCCCGCCCAGCCAGAACTCCCCGCTGACCGGCAGGAACCAGCGGCTGATCCGTTCGGGGTCGGCGCAGGCGTCCCAGACGTCCCCGGCGGGGAAGTCGTACGCGCGCCGCAGCAGCACCGTACGGGCCCGTCCCTCGGGGACGGTCCGGCCGCCGACCTCGCGGTGGACGTCGTTGATCCGGTCGACGATGTCGCTCATGGCCGCTCTTCCCTGTCGCCGTCGGTGCGCGGTCGCGGTGTCCGGCGCCGAACCGGGTCGCCAGGACATCGAATGCGTGCGCGACCGGCCGGGCCGACCGCAGCCTATAGACGTCGCCGCTCATATGACGCGGTGACGCGCGGAGCGCCGATCGCCGTGCGGGCACCGGGAGCGGCGCGGGATCCGGGCCCCGGGCGGCGGGTCGTTCGCTCGCCGTGGCGACGTGGGTCAGTTCGACCGGACCGCCACTCGATGGGGTGAAAGCCCGTTTGGCCATAACTCGAACCGTTCTCCGGCGTTTTCTCCAGTGCGGGTGAGTGCCCGCGACGACGTCTGGAAGGCAGGGAACGGATGAAGCGGGTTGCCCGGAATGGATTGATCGCCGTGGCCGTCGCCGGAGGTGCCGTCGTCGGCGCCGGCCCGGCCCACGCGGACTCCACCGCGAACGGCGCGGCGGTGGGCTCGCCCGGCGCGGTCTCCGGGAACACGGTCCAGCTGCCGGTGCACGTCCCCGTCAACGCGTGCGGGAACACCGTCAATGTGGTCGGTCTCCTGAACCCGGCGGCGGGCAACACCTGCGCGAACCGCGGCGGCGGCACCACCGCGAAGGGATACGGGGAGCAGGAGAAGCCCGGCGGGTCGGCCACGCCGGGCACGAACGCGGCGAACGGCGGCGGCGCCACCGCCGAGGGCGCGGCCGTCGGCTCGCCCGGGGTGATCTCCGGGAACGGTGTGCAGCTCCCGATCGACCTCCCGGTCAACGTCAGCGGGAACTCCGTCAACGTCGTCGGCATCGGCAACCCGGTGTTCGGCAACCACTCGGAGAACGTCTCCGGACCCAAGCCCCCGCAGAAGCCGGTGACCCCGCCGGAGCGGCCCGTCGTGCCCAAGCCGCCGGTGAAGGAGCCCGTGAAGGTCGCGCCGGAGGAGGAGTCGAAGACCCCGGCCACCGTCCTCCCGGACAACGACCACGAGAAGGCCGCCCCGGCCGCGCCCGCCGACTCGGCCACGCTCGCCCAGACCGGCGCCGACCCGCTGGCCCTCGCCGCCCCCGCCGCCCTCGCGCTGCTCGGCGGCACCCTGCTGCACCGCCGCTTCCGCAAGCAGCGCGACAACTGAGCCATCCTCCTCGGGCGGCGGGCGGAACTCCCCCTCCTTGGTCCGCTC includes:
- a CDS encoding ABC transporter permease is translated as MRSPGRDEAVLAADVLLPVDMTLGVVLVALLLLAATTAAVFRLAPDGSRGRARDIAFAGGRAAAQLAAVSLAIGWVVRHLPATFAFLLLMFAVAVWTAGHRITPDRGWWWAAVPVAGPVAPLVAVLLAIGLLPARGIAMIPVTGILIGGALTATVLAGRRALDELTARAGEVEACLALGFLERDARLEIVRPAASDALLPGLDQTRTVGLVTLPGAFVGMLLGGASPVMAGAVQLFVLIALMAVQTMAVAITVELVARGRLRRPAPGAGTGARVRS
- a CDS encoding S-(hydroxymethyl)mycothiol dehydrogenase, with the protein product MGAQQVRGVIARAKGEPVRIETIVVPDPGPGEAVVKVQTCGVCHTDLHYREGGINDDFPFLLGHEAAGIVESVGEGVTEVAPGDFVVLNWRAVCGQCRACRRGRPQYCFDTHNARQRMTLTDGTELSPALGIGAFAEKTLVAAGQCTKVDPAASPAAAGLLGCGVMAGIGAAINTGGVGRGDSVAVIGCGGVGAAAVLGARLAGAGRIVAVDIDDRKLETARGLGATHTVNSRSTDAVEGIRELTGGFGADVVIEAVGRPETYEQAFYARDLAGTVVLVGVPTPEMRIDLPLLDFFGRGGSLKSSWYGDCLPSRDFPMLIDLYLQGRLDLDAFVTETIGLDDVEAAFTRMHQGDVLRSVVVL
- a CDS encoding MBL fold metallo-hydrolase — encoded protein: MAARIDRLVTSGTFSLDGGTWDVDNNVWIVGDDSEAVVIDAAHDADAIAEALGDRRLVAIVCTHAHDDHVDAAPALADRTGAPVLLHPADTELWRLTHPDRAPDGELADGQEITVAGTVLRVLHTPGHCRGAVSLYAPELGTVFTGDTLFAGGPGATGRSFSDFPTIVESIRAKLLTLPGETVVRTGHGDSTTIAAEAPQLDEWLRRGH
- a CDS encoding Asp23/Gls24 family envelope stress response protein, translated to MATQEVSGGKKGTATGTGPARGGSAEHTTTLGGGATGPGEPAATRGRTSIADAVVVKVAGTAAREVPGVRDMGGGLSRTFGAVRDRVPGGRPDVGRGVKVEVGERQAAVDLGLVAEYGVPIAGLAREVRENVIDAVERITGLEVVEVNITVHDVRLPDEEDDEDEDGRGDGFGSRVA
- a CDS encoding RNA polymerase sigma factor; this translates as MPGNGIAGTDRPDPPGRAPDDALLAVRAREGDEEAFETLVHRHGPLLLNLATRMLGDRAEAEDAVQDAFVSAWRRLPEYRGDAAFRTWMYRIVTNRCLNVLRARRPSAPLDAVAEPPAPEHEGSPARTAESHAAMRDLAVALTGLSPEQRACWVLRELHDLSYEEIAEAVGISRQAVRGRIFRARRQLTESMGAWR
- a CDS encoding ATP-binding protein; translated protein: MRAQKRCGGRTARVEFVLPGGSASAGRARQLTRALLAEGCGRPSDRLHDAQLVVSELVSNATRAARGPCRLRLRLDAHEFTVEVHDDSPERPSLRAPSASAESGRGLALVHALSRHWCVVGDRRGGKTVRAVLALD
- a CDS encoding ATP-binding protein produces the protein MVRSTPDESTSFVGRRSELSRLAEAFAGHRMVTLTGPGGVGKSRLALHAVTTGVLGPPDTVAWADLSPLQDERLLAATVSDASGLADHTPRMPADALCAWLADKRMLLVLDSCEHLVDACRDLAGDLLTACPGLTILATSRQPVGIPGEMRFEVGPLPFDGDALTLFTDRARAAAPGLRLDGPEQTRAVAAICRRLDGIPLALELAGAQLREGTVEEVEKRLRTALSALDTVEPVSPARHQSLRTAIGWSHELCAPLERLLWARLSVLRGTFDESAARAVCVGGPLRADAVAPALAGLVAKSVVSRRGNGFRMLDTVREYGRMWLAELGEEKAAEGRHARAFLNLVRRADDGWLGPGQAGWYRRLAAAHPDVCAALDHLLTTDPHAATEMASRVGFFWACCGHLHEARDYLESALALYGVPGPTRTRAQWALGCAALLQGEHDKARLLGELCAQEAERDDDLEGRRSAAYLLGITHLLSGRPLAAGNVADRALATAPDGPFASASVLRCHLVRIFALTGSGQLDQATAEAEKLRRGCVSRGEYWARNYTYYQLSLIALFQDRPEEAAEHARAMLDGKRRLGDTFGIALGLDLLAAALAAGGENNSAARLAGTGLAYWRAVGHAQRGTPELGPIREECERAAREALGDESYDREFRTGVEEDASLALARVVGG
- a CDS encoding SRPBCC family protein — translated: MSDIVDRINDVHREVGGRTVPEGRARTVLLRRAYDFPAGDVWDACADPERISRWFLPVSGEFWLGGDYRLEGNAGGRILACEPPRLLRVSWLSGPDPGFGEVELRLTPEGTERTVLALEHAAVVPDGTWDRYGPGATGVGWDLTLLGLGRHLRTGAGALESGEWQDSPEAVEFMTRSSAAWGAAHRASGAEPAAAGAAAQATLAFYVPSAGGEGTPGAS
- a CDS encoding chaplin codes for the protein MKRVARNGLIAVAVAGGAVVGAGPAHADSTANGAAVGSPGAVSGNTVQLPVHVPVNACGNTVNVVGLLNPAAGNTCANRGGGTTAKGYGEQEKPGGSATPGTNAANGGGATAEGAAVGSPGVISGNGVQLPIDLPVNVSGNSVNVVGIGNPVFGNHSENVSGPKPPQKPVTPPERPVVPKPPVKEPVKVAPEEESKTPATVLPDNDHEKAAPAAPADSATLAQTGADPLALAAPAALALLGGTLLHRRFRKQRDN